A stretch of Thermus hydrothermalis DNA encodes these proteins:
- a CDS encoding dipeptidase has product MKTLAPLLEFLSIPSVSTDPAHKEDVRRAALWLKDRLEALGFRAELSETPLHPILYAERLLDEKAPTVLVYGHYDVQPPDPLELWETPPFSPVVREGRIYARGASDDKGQLWAHVAALEGLAARVNVKFLVEGEEEIGSPHLLPFVRENRERLRADVVLVSDGAMFAPETPTLTYGLRGLCYLEVRLQGARRDLHSGAFGGVAPNPIQALGWLLARLKDEKTGKVLIPGFYDRVRPVAEEEKRLWPPLDEEALKRELGVDHLPGEEGYAPLERLWARPTLDPNGVYGGYQGEGSKTVIPAEAGLKLSMRLVPDQDPEEVAELTEAYLREILPPGYRLSLKRLHGGKPVLTDPHSPPMRLMARALEEVWGKPPVYAREGGTIPVVAELQEALKAPIVLLGLGLNDDNLHAPNEKFDLLNLEKGIAAIRRFHELLAEEGLQ; this is encoded by the coding sequence GGCTTAAGGACCGCCTCGAGGCCTTAGGCTTCCGCGCCGAGCTTTCGGAAACGCCCCTCCACCCCATCCTCTACGCCGAGCGCCTCCTGGACGAAAAGGCCCCCACGGTCTTGGTCTACGGCCACTACGACGTCCAGCCCCCCGATCCCCTGGAGCTTTGGGAAACCCCGCCCTTTTCCCCGGTGGTGCGGGAGGGGCGGATCTACGCCCGGGGTGCCTCCGACGACAAGGGGCAGCTTTGGGCCCACGTGGCCGCCCTGGAGGGCTTGGCGGCGCGGGTGAACGTCAAGTTCTTGGTGGAGGGAGAAGAGGAGATCGGAAGCCCCCACCTCCTCCCCTTCGTGCGGGAAAACCGGGAGAGGCTCCGGGCGGACGTGGTCCTCGTCTCCGACGGGGCCATGTTCGCCCCCGAAACCCCTACCCTCACCTACGGCCTAAGGGGGCTTTGCTACCTGGAGGTGCGCCTTCAAGGGGCCAGGCGGGACCTGCACTCCGGGGCCTTCGGGGGGGTGGCCCCGAACCCCATCCAGGCCCTGGGCTGGCTCCTCGCCCGGCTTAAGGACGAGAAGACGGGGAAGGTCCTCATTCCCGGCTTCTACGATAGGGTGCGGCCCGTTGCCGAGGAGGAGAAAAGGCTTTGGCCCCCTTTGGACGAGGAGGCCCTGAAGCGGGAGCTTGGGGTGGACCACCTGCCGGGAGAAGAGGGCTACGCCCCCTTGGAGCGGCTTTGGGCGAGGCCCACCCTGGACCCGAACGGGGTGTATGGGGGCTACCAGGGGGAGGGCTCCAAGACCGTGATTCCCGCCGAGGCGGGCCTGAAGCTTTCCATGCGCCTGGTGCCGGACCAGGACCCCGAGGAGGTGGCCGAGCTCACCGAGGCCTACCTGAGGGAGATCCTTCCCCCTGGCTACCGCCTTTCCCTGAAACGCCTCCACGGGGGTAAGCCCGTCCTCACCGACCCCCATAGCCCCCCCATGCGCCTCATGGCCAGGGCCCTGGAGGAGGTCTGGGGCAAGCCCCCGGTCTACGCCCGGGAAGGGGGGACCATCCCCGTGGTGGCGGAACTCCAAGAGGCCCTTAAGGCCCCCATCGTCCTCTTGGGCCTAGGGCTCAACGACGATAACCTGCACGCCCCCAACGAGAAGTTTGACCTCCTCAACCTGGAAAAGGGCATCGCCGCCATAAGGCGCTTTCACGAGCTCTTGGCGGAGGAGGGCCTTCAGTAG
- a CDS encoding Crp/Fnr family transcriptional regulator encodes MRGSPLFQDLAPEEVELALSYFQPLFFPKGKAIFQQGDLGQALYLVEAGRVRLYRTHLGGQEKTLGFLGPGEVFGEMSLLDQGERSASAEAEEDAHLLALYRESYLALIRRLPLLAHNLARILARRLRELNVEMDLLAFEEAQSRVAYALLKLHRQGHGPRFRLRHQDLAALAGASRETVTRVLHDLKEKGVLALAPGEVEVRDFRLLEEVAFGLV; translated from the coding sequence ATGCGGGGAAGCCCCTTGTTCCAGGACCTGGCCCCGGAGGAGGTGGAGCTCGCCCTTTCCTACTTCCAGCCCCTCTTCTTCCCCAAGGGGAAGGCCATCTTCCAGCAGGGGGACCTGGGCCAGGCCCTTTACCTGGTGGAGGCGGGGCGGGTGCGGCTCTACCGCACCCACCTGGGCGGGCAGGAGAAGACCCTGGGCTTCCTGGGCCCCGGGGAGGTCTTCGGGGAGATGAGCCTCCTGGACCAAGGGGAAAGGAGCGCCAGCGCCGAGGCCGAGGAGGACGCCCACCTCCTCGCCCTCTACCGGGAAAGCTACCTGGCCCTCATCCGCCGCCTGCCCCTCCTGGCCCACAACCTCGCCCGCATCCTGGCCCGGCGCCTGAGGGAGCTCAACGTGGAGATGGACCTCCTGGCCTTTGAGGAGGCGCAAAGCCGGGTGGCCTACGCCCTCCTCAAGCTCCACCGCCAGGGGCATGGCCCCCGGTTCCGCCTGCGCCACCAGGACCTGGCGGCCCTGGCGGGGGCGAGCCGGGAAACGGTGACCCGGGTCCTGCACGACCTAAAGGAAAAGGGCGTCCTCGCCTTGGCCCCGGGGGAGGTGGAGGTGCGGGACTTTCGGCTTCTGGAAGAGGTGGCCTTCGGCCTGGTCTAA
- a CDS encoding 2-phosphosulfolactate phosphatase: protein MRLRVDVLPSEGAVYPDVVLVVDVIRATTTAACLLEAGAEALYLVDSLEAARAFKDEDVVLAGEVGGLKPPGFDLGNSPREALEAPVGGKVVVMSTTNGTKAAHAAAKTGKHVLLASLYNAHAAARLARELATEEVAILCAGKEGRAGLDDLYTAGVLAEYLGLLGEVEPEDGARIALAVKRAYQDPLEALSLSAAAQALKGVGLEGDVPFAAQVAKSAAVPILSGRVGDALIFKRAY from the coding sequence TTGCGCCTAAGGGTGGACGTGCTTCCGAGCGAAGGGGCGGTGTACCCCGATGTGGTCCTGGTGGTGGACGTGATCCGGGCCACCACCACCGCCGCCTGCCTCCTGGAGGCGGGGGCGGAGGCCTTGTACCTGGTGGATAGCCTCGAGGCCGCCCGGGCCTTCAAGGACGAGGACGTGGTCCTGGCGGGGGAGGTGGGGGGGCTAAAGCCCCCGGGGTTTGACCTGGGGAACTCCCCCCGGGAGGCCCTCGAGGCCCCCGTGGGGGGCAAGGTGGTGGTGATGAGCACCACCAACGGCACCAAGGCGGCCCACGCCGCCGCCAAGACCGGCAAGCACGTCCTCCTGGCCTCCCTCTACAACGCCCACGCCGCCGCCCGGCTTGCGCGGGAGCTCGCCACGGAGGAGGTGGCCATCCTCTGCGCCGGCAAGGAGGGGCGGGCCGGGCTGGACGACCTCTACACCGCCGGGGTCTTGGCGGAGTACCTGGGCCTTCTGGGCGAGGTGGAGCCCGAGGACGGGGCCCGCATCGCCCTGGCCGTCAAGCGGGCCTACCAGGACCCCTTGGAGGCCCTAAGCCTCTCCGCCGCCGCCCAGGCCCTCAAGGGGGTGGGCCTGGAGGGGGACGTCCCCTTCGCCGCCCAGGTGGCCAAGAGCGCCGCCGTGCCCATCCTCTCTGGGCGGGTGGGGGACGCCCTCATCTTCAAGCGGGCCTACTGA